DNA sequence from the Deinococcus seoulensis genome:
TGTGCATATAGGTCCTAATGTTTCCCATTACCTTAAATTGATTCTCGATGAAGTATTTGGCATAGATAACTACATAAGTGAGATCATTTGGCGAAGAGCATTTGCTCACAATGATCCAAAAAAACACGGAATAATACACGACACAATATTATATTTTTCTAAGAGTAAGGATAGAGTTTGGAACAAACTTTATCAAAAATCCAGTCCGGAATACATAGAACAATTTTTTGATCAATACGATGAGATAAGAAAAGAGAGATACGCTAGGCATCCACTTGACGCCCCAAAACATGGCAACGGAGGTAACCTTGTCTATGAATGGCGCGGAGTGTGGCCTTCTTCAAATAGAACTTGGGCAATGACTAGAGAAAAAATGGAGGAGTTGGATAAATTGGGAAAGATTCACTATCCTAAAAAGGGGGTGCCAAGACTAAAAAAGTACGAGAGTGAGCATGAAGGCACTGTCCTGCAGGATATTTGGATCGACATAAATAAAATACATAACCAATCTCAGGAACTACTAAATTATCCTACGCAGAAGCCCGAGGCACTTTTGGAGCGCATCATCAAAGCGTCTTCCAACCCAGGCGACCTCGTACTTGACTGCTTCTGTGGATCTGGGACCACGGCGGCCGTGGCGGAGAAGTTGGGGCGGCGCTGGATCACCTGTGACCTGGGGCGCTTCGCTATTCACACGGCGCGCAAGCGGCTGCTCAGCATTGAAGGGGTCAAGCCCTTTGTGGTGCAGAACCTGGGTAAGTACGAGCGTCAGGCGTGGCAGGCCGCCGAATGGGACGACCTGGAAACGGCCCGCGCCCGCGAAGTGGCGTACCGGCAGTTCATCCTCCAGCTCTACGGCGCTGAGGAACTGCCCGGCGGCACCTGGACGCACGGCCTGAAAGCGGGGCGGCTGGTACATGTGGGCGCCGTCGACGCCCCCGTGACGGAAGGTGACCTGAAAGCCATCGTGCGAGAGGTCTGGCAGCGCGCCGGAGCTGAGGGAGCCACCGCCAGCGCGGACGTGCTGGGCTGGGACTTCGCCTTCGAGCTGAACGAGACTGGCCTGAACATGGCTAAAAAGGCGGGCGTGGAGATCAAGTTCAAGAAGATCCCCCGCGAGGTGCTCGAGAAGAAAGCCGTGGATCAGGGTGATATCCGCTTCTACGAGCTGGGTGCAGCGGAGGTCGGGACCGAGATCAAGGGCCGCCGCCTGACCCTGACGCTCAAAGACTTCCTCATGCCGCAGGACGACATTCCCCAGGACGTGCAGAAGAGCATCACTCACTGGTCGCAGCTCGTGGATTACTGGGCCATCGACTGGGATTTCAAGGGCGATACCTTCCACAACCAGTGGCAGGCGTACCGTACCCGCAAGCAGAGCAAGCTGGAGCAAGTGGCCCGGCACGATTACGAGGCGCGCGGCACGTACACCGTGCTTGTCAAAGTCATCGACCAAGAGTTTCCACGCGAGAGAGAACAGCGACCAGCACGAAGGCCCAGGAGGCAGGGGCTTGA
Encoded proteins:
- a CDS encoding site-specific DNA-methyltransferase; amino-acid sequence: MPVELIWDGKYDQHGKRVQPVRLALPFQTIETINESNQQRMQTLDMFSSGKDTEWRNRLIWGDKKYVLPSLLEEFRGKVDLIYIDPPFATGADFSFTAQIAEDPDHNENSSASFVKQPSMLENKAYRDTWGKGLDGFIQWFYETSILLRELLSDRGSIYVHIGPNVSHYLKLILDEVFGIDNYISEIIWRRAFAHNDPKKHGIIHDTILYFSKSKDRVWNKLYQKSSPEYIEQFFDQYDEIRKERYARHPLDAPKHGNGGNLVYEWRGVWPSSNRTWAMTREKMEELDKLGKIHYPKKGVPRLKKYESEHEGTVLQDIWIDINKIHNQSQELLNYPTQKPEALLERIIKASSNPGDLVLDCFCGSGTTAAVAEKLGRRWITCDLGRFAIHTARKRLLSIEGVKPFVVQNLGKYERQAWQAAEWDDLETARAREVAYRQFILQLYGAEELPGGTWTHGLKAGRLVHVGAVDAPVTEGDLKAIVREVWQRAGAEGATASADVLGWDFAFELNETGLNMAKKAGVEIKFKKIPREVLEKKAVDQGDIRFYELGAAEVGTEIKGRRLTLTLKDFLMPQDDIPQDVQKSITHWSQLVDYWAIDWDFKGDTFHNQWQAYRTRKQSKLEQVARHDYEARGTYTVLVKVIDQEFPREREQRPARRPRRQGL